The Pocillopora verrucosa isolate sample1 chromosome 2, ASM3666991v2, whole genome shotgun sequence genome has a segment encoding these proteins:
- the LOC136279033 gene encoding G-protein-signaling modulator 2-like, with translation MAIEYLQKALAIIIEIGDRKEEGSCYGNLGTVFRLLGQYDKAKEYLQKALVIATEIGDQNGEGSCHDNLGTVFHSIGQYDEAKEYFKEALLITTEIDNREGEGSCYANLGSVFESLGQYDKAKEYLQKALVIATEIDHRKGEAGDYGNLGIIFRIFGDYEASEVYLEKALSIPRDIGGRRFEFEVLREYAILYLFQNKIKDSLACPHLCIEKYDELRYFLGANDQFKT, from the coding sequence atggctatagagtatctccaaaaagcgcttgccatcataattgaaattggcgacagaaaagaagaaggatcgtgttatggaaacctaggtactgtgttccGGTTGCttgggcaatacgacaaggctaaagagtatctccaaaaagcgcttgtcatcgcaactgaaattggcgaccaAAATGGAGAAGGATCATGTCATGacaacctaggtactgtgttccATTCAATCGGGCAATACGATGaggctaaagagtatttcaAAGAAGCGCTTCTCATTACAACAGAAATTGAcaacagagaaggagaaggatcatgttatgcaaacctaggtagtgtgttcGAGTCACttgggcaatacgacaaggctaaagagtatctccaaaaagcgcttgtcatcgcAACTGAAATTGAccacagaaaaggagaagcaggtgactacggaaacctaggaattatttttagaatttttggaGATtatgaagcttcggaagtatacttggagaaagctttatccatACCCAGAGATATTGGAGGTAGAAGATTTGAGTTCGAAGTCCTTCGAGAGtacgccattttgtatttatttcagaataaaatCAAGGACTCCCTTGCGTGTCCtcatctgtgcattgaaaagtatgacgagctgagatatttcttaggcgccaatgatcagttcaaaacataa